A stretch of Mesorhizobium sp. M2A.F.Ca.ET.046.03.2.1 DNA encodes these proteins:
- a CDS encoding sorbosone dehydrogenase family protein — translation MHAGFSQNLIIAGLGALIVSCAGVPAQKMVPTSGYGPNPTLPKPTPTLIPTVNVAEATGWQKGDMPTPAKGLRVTAFATGLDHPRWLHVLPNGDVLVAETNAPAKHDDGFSLRKVFMNQAMKRAGAATISANRITLLRDTNGDGVADVRRIFVEGLNSPFGMTLSKGKLYVAETDALVAFPYSNGQTRITAPPEKIVDLPAGDINHHWTKDVIASPDGRKLYVTVGSNSNAGENGIAAEKNRAAVLEVDRSSRSTRVFASGLRNPNGLSWNPETGELWVAVNERDEIGDDLVPDYITSVRNGAFYGWPYSYYGQNVDERVKPQRPDLVAEAVKPDYALGSHTASLGLAFSSRTSLGTAYGNGAFVGQHGSWNRSVHSGYKVIYVPFRDGRPRGPPKDVLTGFLAHDGKAMGRPVGVAVDRAGALLVADDVGNVIWRVSRAKGR, via the coding sequence ATGCATGCTGGCTTCTCACAAAACTTGATCATAGCTGGATTGGGAGCCCTCATAGTCAGCTGCGCTGGCGTTCCAGCTCAGAAAATGGTTCCCACAAGCGGTTACGGCCCCAACCCTACCCTGCCGAAACCGACACCCACGCTGATTCCGACCGTCAACGTCGCGGAGGCAACAGGCTGGCAGAAAGGTGATATGCCGACCCCGGCGAAGGGGCTCAGGGTGACGGCGTTCGCCACCGGGCTCGACCATCCGCGCTGGCTGCACGTGCTCCCCAACGGAGATGTGCTTGTGGCCGAAACCAATGCACCTGCCAAGCATGACGACGGCTTCAGCCTCAGAAAGGTCTTCATGAACCAGGCCATGAAGCGAGCCGGCGCTGCGACCATCAGCGCTAACCGCATCACGCTCCTGCGCGACACCAATGGCGACGGCGTTGCGGATGTGCGCAGAATTTTCGTGGAAGGCCTCAATTCGCCCTTCGGCATGACGCTTTCCAAAGGCAAGCTCTATGTCGCCGAGACCGACGCGCTCGTCGCTTTCCCCTACTCCAATGGCCAGACCCGAATAACCGCGCCGCCGGAAAAGATCGTCGACTTACCGGCCGGAGACATCAACCATCATTGGACTAAGGACGTGATCGCAAGTCCGGACGGACGCAAACTCTATGTCACCGTTGGCTCCAACAGCAACGCTGGAGAAAATGGCATCGCCGCAGAGAAGAACCGCGCCGCCGTCCTTGAGGTGGATCGGTCTAGCCGCAGCACCCGGGTTTTCGCGTCCGGGCTGCGCAACCCGAACGGGCTCTCCTGGAATCCCGAAACCGGCGAGCTTTGGGTCGCCGTAAACGAGCGTGACGAGATTGGCGATGATCTCGTGCCTGATTACATCACTTCAGTTCGCAACGGTGCTTTCTATGGCTGGCCCTATAGCTATTATGGGCAGAACGTCGACGAACGCGTCAAGCCGCAGCGCCCTGATCTTGTGGCGGAGGCGGTCAAGCCCGACTATGCGCTCGGCTCCCATACCGCCTCTCTAGGACTGGCCTTCTCCAGCCGCACGTCGCTCGGCACGGCCTATGGCAACGGCGCTTTCGTTGGCCAGCATGGCTCGTGGAACAGAAGCGTACACAGCGGTTATAAGGTGATCTACGTGCCGTTCCGCGACGGTAGACCGCGCGGGCCCCCGAAGGATGTGCTCACCGGCTTCCTCGCACATGATGGCAAGGCGATGGGCCGTCCTGTCGGCGTTGCTGTCGATCGGGCCGGCGCACTTCTCGTCGCCGACGATGTTGGTAACGTCATCTGGCGGGTCAGCCGAGCGAAGGGGCGTTAG
- a CDS encoding adenylate/guanylate cyclase domain-containing protein: protein MRIPRGIVSLRRGGIAASLAYLVLLCISTALVSPPLENILRDVMMVSISPFTRAPSNIVVVTITEPTLAKFPYRSPLDRGFLADIVARIESAHPLVIGIDVLFDQPTEPQKDARLATAIETAAVPVVIASAWRSDGLTPSQSDYLNAFAPSAERGLAALLHDNLDGVVRGAFPGRGSQGGWTPSFAAAVAASTGISRDRRSAEMVYYRTANGLPFNFPTYPAQAVSLAPLSWFEGKYVLIGLDLQQIDHHPTPFALLDGAQTGVLSGVVIHAHALAGLLSGDTVTTPWPAVGYAPMLLAGLFCLWVVTRPIPVAFKPVAVTGAVLLVWVGEMWAFARFAILVPMIAPALLVLGLSAFVGFLAWRRDANARHFLQNAFSKYVSPAVVAAMVKEPNTLQLGGERREVTCVFTDVEGFTSLSEKLAPEVLAEVLNEYLHGLCELFIEHGATIDKVIGDAVVGFFGAPVAQNDQADRAVSLALAVQDLAQRLREALAGRGHSFGATRVGIHGGPAIVGNFGGNRFFNYTAIGDTVNTAARLESANKYIGTKNCISAEVAKQTARFLLRPVGILRLKGKSQGIEAFEAMSRTSENIILCEEYGKAYALLAADDELATAAFELLVTKYPQDALIAFHHGRLASGHFRADIHLPDK from the coding sequence GTGCGAATACCTCGAGGGATCGTCAGCCTTCGGCGAGGTGGCATCGCCGCTTCGCTCGCCTATCTGGTTCTGCTGTGCATCTCGACTGCTCTCGTGTCACCGCCGCTGGAGAATATCCTGCGCGATGTGATGATGGTTTCGATCTCGCCCTTCACTCGCGCCCCATCCAACATCGTCGTGGTCACGATAACAGAACCGACCCTGGCGAAATTTCCCTATCGGTCACCGCTGGACCGCGGCTTCCTGGCCGACATCGTGGCCCGGATCGAGTCGGCTCACCCTCTTGTCATTGGTATCGATGTGTTGTTCGACCAGCCAACGGAGCCGCAAAAGGATGCGCGGCTGGCGACCGCTATCGAAACCGCCGCTGTGCCCGTGGTGATCGCCTCGGCGTGGCGCTCTGACGGCCTCACCCCGAGTCAGTCCGACTATCTCAACGCGTTCGCTCCGTCGGCAGAGCGGGGCCTTGCCGCGTTGTTGCACGACAATCTCGACGGCGTGGTCCGCGGGGCTTTTCCCGGTCGAGGATCGCAGGGAGGCTGGACGCCAAGCTTCGCGGCAGCGGTAGCAGCGTCGACGGGCATTAGTCGCGACCGCAGGTCGGCCGAAATGGTCTACTACCGCACGGCCAATGGCTTGCCATTCAACTTTCCAACCTATCCGGCGCAGGCCGTTTCGCTGGCACCGCTGAGTTGGTTCGAGGGAAAATATGTTCTTATCGGCCTGGACCTTCAGCAAATAGACCATCATCCAACACCCTTCGCATTGCTGGACGGCGCGCAAACCGGTGTTCTCTCTGGCGTCGTCATCCATGCCCACGCGCTGGCCGGGCTCTTGTCCGGGGATACAGTAACGACCCCTTGGCCTGCCGTGGGATACGCGCCGATGCTTCTTGCCGGGCTGTTCTGTTTGTGGGTCGTTACGCGGCCGATCCCGGTGGCCTTCAAACCTGTTGCGGTCACAGGTGCGGTGCTGCTGGTGTGGGTCGGTGAGATGTGGGCCTTCGCGAGGTTCGCAATACTCGTGCCGATGATCGCCCCTGCATTGCTGGTGCTCGGTCTGTCGGCATTCGTTGGCTTCCTGGCTTGGAGACGGGACGCGAATGCTCGCCACTTCCTACAGAACGCCTTCTCGAAATACGTCAGTCCGGCCGTCGTTGCAGCGATGGTGAAGGAACCTAACACTCTCCAGCTCGGCGGCGAGAGGCGAGAGGTCACCTGTGTATTCACGGATGTCGAGGGATTTACGTCTCTCAGCGAGAAACTCGCGCCAGAGGTCCTCGCAGAGGTATTAAACGAATATCTGCACGGGCTCTGCGAGTTGTTCATTGAGCACGGTGCAACCATCGACAAGGTCATCGGCGATGCAGTGGTCGGCTTCTTCGGGGCCCCGGTAGCGCAAAATGATCAGGCGGACCGGGCGGTGTCCCTGGCGCTGGCTGTACAGGACCTGGCGCAGCGGCTGCGAGAAGCATTGGCGGGACGAGGCCATTCGTTCGGCGCGACCCGCGTCGGTATCCATGGCGGGCCGGCAATCGTCGGCAACTTCGGGGGAAATCGGTTCTTCAACTACACAGCTATTGGAGACACGGTAAACACTGCCGCCAGACTGGAGAGCGCAAACAAGTACATCGGCACGAAAAATTGCATAAGCGCCGAAGTCGCAAAGCAAACAGCGCGGTTCTTACTGCGCCCTGTGGGAATTTTGCGCCTCAAGGGCAAGAGCCAAGGCATCGAGGCCTTCGAAGCAATGAGCCGTACGTCGGAAAATATTATACTTTGCGAGGAATATGGAAAGGCGTACGCCTTGCTTGCCGCCGACGATGAGCTAGCGACAGCGGCATTCGAGCTGTTGGTCACAAAATATCCGCAAGACGCTCTGATCGCTTTTCACCATGGCCGCCTTGCAAGTGGACACTTCCGGGCAGACATTCATCTTCCCGACAAATAG
- a CDS encoding heparin lyase I family protein, with product MQSSKIWLSAIVIGLLCGASASAQDIGDFDPFVTVELSAPNSARRLKDPTGQAPTDTVYSFAIPSGYCNKTPYDASGDSDCKQNSTRSSIRENVFATKKNGSGQPKQSWYGWAVYFPADFQYGQKQNAGHYDLVYWHNKQCPHLTFLNWAGRDSTLYLGTNRALGNHECSPGPQFRVADFKDLVGKWNRFEVFVKWAGNESGEVKVYLDGTFVVHYKGPTLTEGLENVNYFVFGVYLCCTKDVKLTKATSALYTAVKRAGNRDGLFVEEDRARLKQLQQALNALGCDVGEPDGKLGALTRDQALSCKDFGKDGLPVDLTVATIDRFLAAYVRKDIATLPAGKLKGPAPDIALVSYPAQTAPAAGLVAAELVVHATESQTHRSGREVDVNSSIAGKVEKYKELKSFDFAMLGKFNFSEGTFYQLQFFFEDQVNTRGKVGTCSNAIIKFPDGSDHAQINFMRKGNDFIAINAKCLIDALPKRQSKVLRFLMAHFTDIAVGMARDGSIDLLSHDGLKIFMNRVARGEIRVGML from the coding sequence ATGCAATCAAGCAAGATCTGGCTATCGGCAATCGTGATTGGACTTCTGTGCGGGGCGAGTGCGAGTGCGCAGGACATCGGCGATTTCGATCCGTTCGTGACGGTAGAACTTAGTGCCCCAAACTCGGCAAGACGGCTAAAAGACCCAACCGGCCAAGCGCCGACCGACACTGTCTACTCTTTCGCGATTCCATCAGGCTATTGCAACAAGACGCCCTACGACGCATCCGGCGACAGCGACTGCAAACAAAATTCAACTCGATCTTCCATCCGTGAGAACGTGTTCGCCACAAAGAAGAACGGCAGCGGTCAGCCGAAGCAGAGCTGGTATGGCTGGGCGGTCTATTTTCCCGCGGATTTCCAGTATGGTCAGAAGCAGAACGCCGGCCATTACGACCTTGTCTACTGGCATAACAAGCAGTGCCCCCATCTGACGTTCCTCAACTGGGCCGGCCGGGACAGCACGCTCTATCTTGGCACCAACCGCGCCTTGGGCAACCACGAGTGCAGCCCTGGCCCGCAGTTCAGAGTGGCAGATTTCAAGGATCTCGTCGGCAAGTGGAACCGCTTTGAGGTGTTCGTGAAATGGGCAGGCAACGAAAGCGGCGAAGTCAAGGTCTACTTAGACGGGACCTTCGTGGTTCACTACAAAGGGCCGACCCTTACGGAGGGGCTGGAAAACGTCAACTATTTCGTCTTTGGCGTCTATCTCTGCTGCACCAAAGACGTCAAGCTGACCAAGGCAACCAGCGCACTCTATACTGCGGTGAAACGCGCTGGGAACCGGGACGGGCTGTTCGTCGAGGAAGATCGCGCGCGCCTCAAACAACTACAGCAGGCGCTGAATGCGCTCGGTTGCGATGTCGGCGAGCCGGACGGAAAGCTTGGAGCGCTGACGCGCGACCAAGCACTGTCGTGTAAGGATTTCGGCAAAGACGGGCTTCCGGTGGACCTCACGGTCGCCACGATTGATCGATTCCTAGCAGCGTATGTCAGAAAGGACATCGCGACGCTCCCGGCCGGCAAACTCAAGGGACCCGCCCCTGACATCGCCCTGGTCAGCTACCCTGCCCAGACCGCGCCTGCCGCCGGTCTCGTAGCTGCCGAACTCGTTGTGCATGCGACCGAATCGCAGACGCACCGAAGTGGCAGGGAGGTCGACGTGAATAGCTCGATCGCAGGAAAAGTGGAGAAGTACAAGGAGTTGAAGTCCTTCGATTTTGCCATGCTCGGCAAGTTCAACTTCTCCGAGGGCACGTTCTACCAGTTACAATTCTTTTTCGAGGACCAGGTCAACACACGAGGGAAGGTCGGGACCTGCAGCAACGCGATAATCAAGTTCCCCGACGGCAGCGACCACGCCCAGATCAACTTCATGAGGAAAGGCAATGACTTTATCGCTATCAACGCAAAATGCCTGATCGATGCGCTTCCGAAGAGGCAATCAAAGGTGCTGCGTTTCCTTATGGCGCATTTCACCGACATCGCGGTCGGAATGGCCAGGGACGGCAGCATCGACTTGCTCAGCCACGACGGGCTTAAGATTTTCATGAATCGAGTCGCTCGCGGCGAGATCAGGGTCGGGATGCTGTAA
- a CDS encoding caspase domain-containing protein: MRSAFILLVLLFVAISEQAAAEKRVALVIGNSAYQHAVQLANPKNDSSDMNAKLQSLGFEVVSGQDLDLAGMRRTVREFLEKLDGADMALFFYAGHGLQVNGNNYMVPVDAELSGYNDLDFEALPMDLVLSAMERTAKVNLIFLDACRDNPFAEKLSRSMGTRSGFVSRGLARLGSGVGTLIAFATQPGNVAMDGAGRNSPFTAALVAHLGTPGQDISRELVEVRRDVLAATEGKQVPWENSSLTGEVVLKPLATESKAASVPAPKSTSPDNAVELAYWATIKDSTDKSFFEAYLQQFPDGVFASLARLKISAIAKRMETERQAQLPEAERATKATDDSKGTEVASLERPDPSAQSSAPTPDPSDLARSTQTELSRIGCLEGQADGKWGASSRKALQNYADRQGVKLVSLEPTAGLLERLRAVGTRICPLACEDEMRMQGDRCVPQTSGLSAFNGTWRLVRRATTDCGDWRELSSLVVISDGKVSSDSGITGNISGSGAVNMKLTFVHKGRTGGNTLTGFIKGDNGTGKFKGTGVGSGCSGKIFMERM, translated from the coding sequence ATGCGCAGCGCTTTCATTCTTTTGGTTTTATTGTTCGTTGCCATTTCCGAACAGGCGGCCGCCGAGAAACGCGTGGCGCTGGTAATTGGCAATTCGGCCTACCAGCATGCCGTTCAACTCGCCAATCCGAAGAACGATTCGTCCGACATGAATGCCAAGCTTCAAAGCCTTGGCTTCGAGGTTGTCAGCGGCCAGGACCTCGACCTCGCGGGAATGCGTCGCACCGTGCGCGAGTTCCTGGAAAAGCTCGACGGAGCCGATATGGCGCTGTTCTTCTATGCCGGGCACGGCCTGCAGGTGAATGGCAACAACTACATGGTGCCGGTCGATGCCGAACTGTCCGGCTACAATGACCTCGACTTCGAGGCCCTTCCGATGGACCTCGTACTTTCAGCGATGGAGCGCACCGCCAAGGTCAACCTCATATTCCTCGATGCCTGCCGGGACAATCCTTTCGCGGAGAAGCTTTCCCGCTCGATGGGGACGCGCTCCGGTTTTGTGAGTCGGGGTCTGGCCAGGCTTGGCAGCGGAGTCGGCACGCTCATAGCATTCGCAACGCAACCAGGTAATGTCGCCATGGATGGAGCAGGGCGGAATTCTCCGTTCACAGCCGCACTGGTCGCTCACCTCGGGACACCGGGGCAGGATATTTCGCGTGAGCTTGTCGAGGTGCGTCGCGATGTGCTGGCTGCGACGGAGGGCAAGCAAGTGCCGTGGGAGAACTCTTCTCTCACCGGCGAGGTTGTGTTGAAGCCTCTCGCGACGGAATCGAAGGCGGCATCTGTCCCCGCTCCAAAGTCCACCTCGCCGGACAACGCAGTCGAACTTGCATATTGGGCGACTATCAAGGACTCCACCGACAAGAGCTTCTTCGAAGCATATCTGCAGCAATTTCCGGACGGCGTTTTTGCATCCCTTGCGAGATTGAAGATCAGCGCGATCGCCAAGCGCATGGAAACCGAACGGCAGGCGCAGTTGCCAGAGGCGGAGCGCGCCACCAAGGCGACCGACGATTCCAAGGGAACGGAAGTCGCAAGCCTTGAACGCCCCGATCCCTCGGCGCAGTCATCGGCACCTACCCCGGACCCCAGCGACCTTGCGCGCTCCACTCAAACGGAACTCTCTCGCATAGGATGCCTTGAAGGCCAAGCTGACGGAAAATGGGGAGCCAGCAGCCGCAAAGCGCTTCAGAACTATGCGGATCGGCAAGGTGTCAAGCTTGTATCGTTGGAACCGACAGCGGGACTTCTGGAAAGACTAAGGGCGGTCGGAACTCGTATCTGCCCGCTTGCTTGTGAGGACGAAATGAGGATGCAGGGCGATCGTTGTGTGCCTCAGACCAGTGGGCTGAGCGCTTTCAATGGAACGTGGAGATTAGTCAGACGGGCTACAACGGACTGCGGAGATTGGCGAGAACTATCATCATTGGTCGTCATAAGTGACGGCAAAGTATCGTCTGACTCCGGTATTACAGGAAACATTTCTGGCAGCGGCGCCGTCAATATGAAACTGACCTTTGTTCATAAAGGAAGAACAGGCGGAAATACCCTGACTGGTTTCATAAAAGGTGACAACGGCACCGGAAAATTTAAAGGGACCGGCGTTGGCAGCGGGTGTTCAGGGAAGATTTTCATGGAGAGAATGTAG